From Lucilia cuprina isolate Lc7/37 chromosome 4, ASM2204524v1, whole genome shotgun sequence:
CGGAAAACAAACAACCAAATGATGacattctttttaaagaaaactttttttaaagaaaactgatttCTAAATGAAGACTTTCTCTATAGGAAGACATACTTCCAAAGGAAgactatttttaaaagaaaacagaaattttttctatagaaaaccctACTCTTTAATgatcttttttctatagaaaataagactCTTTGAGGAAGACTTATTCTGTAGGAAAATCGACTCTTTAACTAAAActgtttgtatagaaaaaaccGAGTTATAAAGGAAGAGTTTTCCTATTCCAAAGGAAAACcttttctttaggaaaacaATCTtccaaaagaagaaaataatctTCCAAAAGAAGACTTTTTCTTTGGGAAAACAAATATCCAAATGATGACATTCTCTATAGGGAAACAGTCTTTTCAAAGAACACTTTATTAAAGGAAAACAGATTTCTAAACGAAGACTTTATCTATAGGAAGACACACTTCCAAAGGAAGACTATTTCTAAACGAAAACAGACATTCGAAggaagaatttttctataggaaaacagaCTTCCAAatgaagactttttctataggaaaacaaaATTCCTATACAACCTCCAAAGGAAGACTTATAACATTGGAAAACAAAATTCCATAGAAATCATTATCTGTAGGAAAACAGACTTCAAAAGTAAgaattttttgtaggaaatcaGGAATAATTTCTCTATATAATAAAGTCTACTCAAGAAAGacgttttctatataaaagcaGTCTCCTCAAGGaagacttttttatagaaaaatagtcCTCTAAAAGAGGGcggtttctataggaaaacatttttttaaggaagGCGTACAAAAACAACCGATCTCAAGAATCGGACCATTTATGATTTCTGTCATCTTAAAAtcttcataaattttgtcttaagttaaaaatttaattaaactgaaGTCGATCACACTTACCTCTTCTTCATTACTAGCTGTATTAACCGAATCCATGCTTTGCGATAATCCCAATGGCGCCAAAGACATTTGATTTTCCATTGTTGACGTTGTAGTCGCTGTGGTTGTTGTCGAGTTGTTCGAtgagttgctgttgttgttctggTTGCAACCGTTACTATTGACTGTGGTTAGAGAGTCGTTAGTTGTGGCAGAAGTTGTTGCCACCGATGTAGCTGTTGGTGTGGGTGTTGCGGTCTTTGATGAGGACGACGATGTATTTGAGTCGTTGGAATGTAGAGAATTATTAATGGTTActgagttgttgttgttgttgttggtgttgttaaCTGACGAGGTGGAGGAGACCAAAGAGGCGTTAGGAGATGTAGTCGATGAGGGTGTAGTGGAACTTTGTTGGTTGCTTGTGGCAGTAGGTGTTGTCACCGCTAAtaactgttgttgtttgtgatgatgctgttgttgatgttgcaAGTGTctaatttgttgttgctgttgttgatacTGTTGATGCTGTTGGTGTTGTTGATAgatgtgttgttgctgttgcaataCCAAATGTTGCTGATGAGCAGCGTTTGCTGCCGCAGCTGCTACAGCTGCAGCGgcctgttgttgttggtggtgttgCTGGTGTGTGGCTCCCTGACTAAACTGGTGATTGAGTAGAGCAGCAGCGGCTGCTGGATTTATATGTtgagcagcaacagcagctaTATTACGTTGATGTTGAGCAGCAGCAGCGGCCGCAGCTGCTGCAGCAGCCACTTGTGTCTGGTGGTGGGGATGTGAGTGGGCTGTAATGGCTGCTGTGGCAGCTAATTGAGCAGCAGCAGCTGTATTAAAGGCAAACTGTTGATGACCGGCTTTCAAGGCGACTTGATGGGCGGCGGTGGCGCTAGCGGGTGCTGTGGCGTATTGTATTTGGGGTGTTAGTTGAGCTGCTGCTGGATTGGCGGCGTTGGCTGGTATAACCGATACAGCTGCGGCACACTGTCGTTTGGGTGACAACACCTGTGGGGCACTCGCTGGCGTTTGCGGCAGCGTTGGCCTGCGTTTAATCGCAATCGACGAAATGGTGATGGCTTTTTCGTACACGTTTGTCTGGGGGGGAGTGATTTTGGGGCTGTTGTAGATAcacgtttaataaattttcttttaaatcactATCAATCAGTTGTGGTAGTCTATTTGGTGTGTGAGTCTATTTGCCAAGACAGGTTTGTGGGTGGCTTTTGATTTTTCTACTTTCTACAACAAGCTGCCAATCATGGAGTggtttttgtgtgtttatttttttgcttttttatctttttggtTAGTAAGACTTTTTGGTCTTTTTTGGGttagaatttttatagaaattccaGGGTTTAAATTTTAGTCACAATTTAAACTGTAAAGAgataagagagaaaaaaattaaatttttaaataattgttttttttttcttaattgctAATAATTGCAATTATATTTCCTATTTAGTTATTTCTTctaagttaaattaattttaattgaaagtgTTTGTGTTGCAAATTAAACACCCATTAAACATTTTGTGTTGCAGCGCAAATCTTCAAAAGATTTTCAATGGTTGTTTCCTCTTAAACTTATGGCAATTTTAAACTCTACTAACCAAGCAAATAATTCAACTCCAATATCAAATTTAACCTTTAACTTTAATGGCAATAACccagtttgttttgtttaactaATTAGCACATTTCTTTATGTTCTAATACAACTTCCTaaatgttgttaggtaagtgaTCCTTGTTGAAAAGTCTTAATAATCTTTAGCTACTAGGAAGTTGTTTTAAAAACGAacataatatttcaaattgcTTACGAAGTGTTTGCCGTTTAACTTTCTTTAAACTGCTTGCTGGGTTACTTAAtctttctaattaattttagtttaaagttgTTCAATAACTCATTAGAAAATCGAAAATATTGCTAAAAAGAAAGCTTAACAATAGATACAACAATTCGTGTTGCTAATCAACTCAGTCATACAATAAATGGCTCATTAGATGAAAAAtcatttagcaaattttttaaaaatcgttgggggttttaaacatttttttttttgaaaactacaAAATGTATTAGAGcaaaagtaaaagtttattttaaagtaaataataagcaatttaatatatttaaactgGAGTTAAAGAGGGAGGTATTTATGaagtaatgaaaatatttcatcagTATAAAAGTGATCATAAGCTTATACTTGTTATCTGAACTTTTGCATATTTATagacataattatgtttaaacgtttattatttatcatatttttaaaatcttttaatagcTTTtagaataacaataaataaaattaaatcaataacCTTGACACTGTTTTCAAATGTCTACAAAGTTCATTTTTATAACGTTGCCAacctaaatttataattatagctATTGTTTTATGATGTGTGTAatttaacacacacacaaacacttatATGTTATTCTAGATTTTatcttgaaatatttatttaataatttaatattgtcAATAGCAACAAACATATAAGGGAAATTTTACACAAACTGCttattcattataaaatatttatgacaaattaaacatttaaaagattttgctTGTTAAGAAGAAAGGTATGTAAATAAGAAAgagaaacaagtaggaaagtatagtcggttaTGGCCGACCATTTACAATGAGtacaatttaaagaaacttttatgatgAATTTTGCCTTAATCTCAACGATTTAAGCAATTTagaaattcaataaattatcttgaaaattgcggcatgtACCTTCAGCACAAGGCTTAAATGGACAGCCatccggacagacggacggacatatcttaatcgaTTCATCTTCTTAATCGAACGGTGTACTACAAGGTGGCTATTGtagcaatatttttgtgtgttacaaacatcagcacaaacgtgtaATACCATCCCCACAATAACGGTGTAGAGTATCAAAACTGCCAATATATATTAGAACTAAATTTGCTATTTATCCAGCAACGTCTATTACCCTCCCCACAATTGCGGTGTAGGGTATCAAAACTGCCAAGATGTTTTAGaactaaatttgttatttacccagcaaaaacttactttgaattgtaaagagttaaaaaactaaaagagcGCTGGCGCCCGGTATGTTAGGTTTCGAGTCTAGTaaaccggaggtggtgggttagATTCCCATGTGAGgcaacaactaactaactaactatctaacgaactaactaactaaccaactaactaactaactaactaactaactaacgaactaactaaccaataaactaactgactaactactATGCTCGCTTACAAATCACTACATAAATAAGCAATTATAAATAAgaacttaaaaattgttttttttttgttttttcaaaaaaacttaattttgtgtttgtgtgtgtgtaaaaaattGTTGCATCTATCATTCTATAAAATGTCCACATAAAACGCAAAACTCAGTACTTCTATAAGCGATAATGTATAACTCATTATAAGACTACTTTAAAGTAATGCAAGAGATAAGTagaagtcattgaaaagtatgctttgtatacaaaattataaataattttcttagtaatttttttttttaaaattttaagaaaattttcttaaaatttcttatattaagtaaattttcgatttttaggAAAGTTtgcttattttgaatttttttttaagtttgctatttttagcaatattttgtaaaattttgtaattttttgagaaaattttcaaaatattgctctttttaggaaattttctaaaaaatttgttattataagaaattttgttaaaaatttgttttagtggaaaatttagttgctttttttaaaggaatgttcttaaaaatttgctatttgtaaaaaaaaaccatttttaaaatttaatatttttcttaaacaaaaaatgtaaaatatcagTAAATTAGCTATATTTACAGCATCTACTGATATTTtgcttctttttaaaaaatttcaaaaaaatatgcaattactagtaaattttctcaaaaatttgcTCTTTtggtaaattaataaaaaaaatctaaataaatttgctgtttttctttttttaaattttactgatATTTTACtatcttttattaaatttttcaaaaatatccaataattagtaatattttttattgatttgctattttaagtaaattttacaaaaatatgtaataataagtaaattttttataaattgctattttagaaatttttgtatattttgctatttttagtaaatttaccagtatttaacttttttttcagTAAAAGGGGGGCATTCTTCTATTTGTAGTAAATTTCGATTAATTTTGctgtttttactaaatttttaattatgttccatatattttactatttttaacaaattttcataattacaatattttcaaaaaattttctatgtgtATATATAAGTACTAAAATCAATtgtaataatttctaatatctTCCATATCTAAAACCATcaatcatatttaaaatataaataagaaaccTCCGAGCAAACTTGCTGACCCAAAAGTACAATAAAATCCCTATATGAAactatgtttttcattttaacttgaatatgtatattaaaaactctaacaaataatacacaaataagcacttaaatatttaccttttaaaaataaaatacatatataaatgctTATATGCAAATTAATACAATATATGCTAACTACCTCAGAGTagtagcagtagtagtagtTATTGTGATAAACTCTACTCAatctaactaaaactaaacaatattttaaagggATTACTAAGTTTAAAGACACCACAGTCAATGAAgagttttgtgaaaaataaaactagtttttttctctgctttaacttaaacaaatattaaatatgcaAGAATCTATATAGACTGAGGAGCacttttgcttattttaataaaatgaaaaatattagaaaaatgcTTTTTAAGCAATTGCTTAGAAAACATATAAACTGTATGctgatatttatattattataaatgcaTAACAATATACAAAATGTATAGTTCTATAACGAGAGGAAAATATTAtggaataaatttataattttcaatatttttaagaaaaatatagaaaacttttaattaaaacaaaatctagtTGTTTTTCtaggttttgttttttgaaGTAGTTTataaactgaaaattaaaaataagcattttacaatttattgtcTATTCAATAAGTTTGCTTGAGTTGCTGTATTATGAAGTtggaataaaaatgttttaaaaaagggtaaattaaaaaaaatgatctgGAACTtcactagacctgaactagttctgaactagaactaaactagaactgaactagaactgaactagaactgaactagaactgaactagaactgaactagaactgaactagaactgaactagaactgaaNNNNNNNNNNNNNNNNNNNNNNNNNNNNNNNNNNNNNNNNNNNNNNNNNNNNNNNNNNNNNNNNNNNNNNNNNNNNNNNNNNNNNNNNNNNNNNNNNNNNtctgttctagttctgttctagttctgttctagttctgttctagttctattctagttctgttctagttctgttctagttctgctctagttctgttctagttctgttctatttcttttctagttctgtttttgttccGGTCTTTTTCtgtcaagttctgttctagttctactctTGTTTTGTTCAAGTTTTGTTCTACTTCTATTCTAATTCTGCTGTTAAACCTTAAATAGCTCTGAACTAAAGATATATCAAAATCTcccaaaaagtatatttttttgtaaactattCCATTCTATACCTTTTAGCCCTAATACATAGAGTCATACACATAAATTTTACTACTGTTGCCAAAATCTCtgaaagaaattaacaaaaattaaaaaaacaactatttatAAGGCAAAAAACCCTCGGTTTTATGTATAGCTTCTTTTTGTAACATAAAACTCATAAACTTAATGGCAAATCTTggttttgaacattttttttgctaCTACTAACAAAATGTAATGTTTTAACCAAAATAAAGCAGCGAAACAAACACCCTAAGGTTATGGTCATTTCttgtttattatgttttttcatatttttttttcttttaagacaACACCAACTTTTAGGATTTCTCAAAGTCAATAGACtcattaaaatttcacaaaaaaaaaaaaaagaaaaaaatacaacaacactaCGAACTTAAATTAttgtatgaatgaataaacGCAAAAATTGTTTAGTGAAAAAGCATAAACcagaaataataattatgtttagtctaaaattgtataaagactttaatgttaaaatattatttaagttttttttttaagaatttttgtttattatttacttacttGTGTTTTTTCTTATGTAAGACATATATTGcctttttttctctattaaaaatttaaaaatatgacatttttataataatatttttttatgattttgttataatattttatttatattttcttgaacTGTTTGAGAAAACCACAAAATAAtgacttttaactttttttgattttttacaagTTTGATTGAATCATATGAAACTGacaagttttattttactattgtacatttataagataaataataataaatttacattttgaaattattgaacaaatttgacttgtttatgatttatttatattcgaATCACAAATTTGTTTTCTCGATTCTCTTGCATATAACTAAGATTCATGTTGAGTCTCTCTTTAAGAGCTTAActaatttataagtttttttctctttaaaagtaATCGTAGAAGACTCAGTTTAGTTACCCaacaatctatatataaaagagtcgCATTACTGCCTGATTGATCATAGCACAGCTGACAGTATATGCAGACTCCTTCTTCGaacttaaaacaaacatttaatattaaataataatctgATAGAAGATACCTTTCCTATCTTCATAGGTACACAAAGGAGGAATAGAACTTTTTATAtcatacaccactatagtaggtGTTATAGTTTACATgggtattttttctaatttacaaaattgtacCTTAATTAACTAACAACGCAACAGCAATagagaaaaatagttttttttttttgctgtgacGTCTTAATTCTTTAGTATCAATAACTCCCAAAAACAaacttgttttatgtttaaagcaTTAATGTTTTTCCATAATGACAGACCAACAGCGATAGAGATATATTAATCTCTGGCTGTGATgtctgttttctttaaaaaaaaaaaacaagtaagagtgctatattctaaaccaacagac
This genomic window contains:
- the LOC111688294 gene encoding protein couch potato-like, with the protein product TCIYNSPKITPPQTNVYEKAITISSIAIKRRPTLPQTPASAPQVLSPKRQCAAAVSVIPANAANPAAAQLTPQIQYATAPASATAAHQVALKAGHQQFAFNTAAAAQLAATAAITAHSHPHHQTQVAAAAAAAAAAAQHQRNIAAVAAQHINPAAAAALLNHQFSQGATHQQHHQQQQAAAAVAAAAANAAHQQHLVLQQQQHIYQQHQQHQQYQQQQQQIRHLQHQQQHHHKQQQLLAVTTPTATSNQQSSTTPSSTTSPNASLVSSTSSVNNTNNNNNNSVTINNSLHSNDSNTSSSSSKTATPTPTATSVATTSATTNDSLTTVNSNGCNQNNNSNSSNNSTTTTATTTSTMENQMSLAPLGLSQSMDSVNTASNEEEVCLQ